Part of the Nisaea sediminum genome is shown below.
GCTTCGCCGATCTTCTTGTCGAATTCCTCGTTGGACCAGCCGGCCTCGTTCCAAGCCTCGCCGGAGCGGTAGGCCAGCGCCAGCACCTGCACGCCGAGCGGACGCATGTTCCAGTTCGTGGTCGAGAACGGATATTTCGTCCAGTTGTTCCAGAACGAGCTCGAGGGAATGATCGTCCGCTTGATCTTGATCCCCGCGTCGCGGATCTGGGCGGCGATGGCATCGGTGGTATTCTTGCGCCAGTCGTCGTCGATCGAGATCAGCTCATGCTCGAAATCGGCCGCGCCGGCATCCGCCAGCAGTTTCTTCGCGGCATCCGGATCGCGCTTGATCGGCGGCAGCTTGGCATATTCCGGATGCATCGGGCCGACATGATGGTTTTCGGCAGGCGTGCCGGCATTGCCGTAGCCGATCTGCAGGACCACCGAATTGTCGACGGCGAGTTGCAGGGCCTGACGGACGCGCTGGTCGTCATACGGTTTGTTGGCGACGTTCATCCGGGCGACGATCGTCGCCGCCGTCACGGCTTCGGATTTCTTCAGGCCGAGGCTGTCGAGGATTTCGACGAAATCCGCCGTGGTCTGATAGTTGGTGTGAACGTCCCCGGCCTCGAACGCCGCGACTTCAGCAGCGGGATCGGTGCCGTAGTCGGTCCATTCGATGGCGTCGAGATAGGCCTCGCCGCCCCACCATTTGCCGTCCTTGCGGCGCACGCAGCGGGCCGAGACGCCGACTTCGAGTTTCTCCAGCTCGAAGGCGCCGGTTCCGACCGGAGTCTTGGAGAGATCGGCACCGTTCTTGTCGAAGTCGCGGTGGACGATGAGGGCCGGGTAGTCGGTCATGCCGGGGATGATGCTGATATCCGGCTTCGGCAGCGTCAGCTTGACGGTGTAATCGTCGACCTTGGTGATCGCGCCGTCGAGCGCCTTGTCGGTATTCGGGTCGATCAGCGAGGCCATGCGGCCGGCCATCGAATTGCCCTCGACCTTCTTCTCGCACCAGCGATTGAGGTTATAGACCACATCGTCGGCAGTGAAGGTGTCGCCGTTGTTCCAGGTGACGCCCTTGCGCACCTTCAGGACATATTCGGTCGCGTCCCCGTTGACCTCCCAGGCTTCGAGCAGACCCGGCTCGAACGTGTAGGAGGGGGTGTAGACGACGAGGGTCTCGCAGATCTGCCGGGCGACATTGCCCATTTCGGACCAGTCGAAGATCCGCGGATCAACCACTCGGCGAACACTCATCGAAACCTTCAGCGTGCCCCCCTTCTTTGGGGTGCCTTGCGCTTTCGCCGGAGCGCTCAGCCCGAGCAAGCCGTAGGCCGTCGCCGTGGTCGCGCCGAATGCGCTTGCGAGCGCGAGAAACTCGCGCCGGTCCATCTTGCCTGCCTTGGTCTCGGCAGCCCACGCGCTGACCGCGCTGTTCAGCGGCCGGCCGGCGCGATCTTTCAAATCCCTGTTCATTCCAAGTCTCCCTGTTTTTCTGGCGCGTGTTCCGATCTTGCTCGCCCGGATCATAATGCCCTGATTGCGACATCTAAAGTGTCGTTTTTAGAGCATTTTAGGCCGAAGATGAAACATGACATCGCCATGAATGTTCAGAAAATCGTGAACATTCCGACTGGCATTTCGCCTCCGAAGCAGTTCCCTGACAATCGAACGCAAGATGCGGGCTTTGTTGGTTACGTATTATCCCCGCCCGTTCGATTTGATACGCAGAAGTTCTTCTTTCCGGACGGAGGCTATATTCACTCGAACATGCCGCCCGGATGCTGCGTTTCCTTCACTGTCACTCATCATGGGCAACCGGCAAAGCGGATGTCAAAGATTTTATCGGAAAGCGATTTTTCGAGATGCGGCCCGTCTTCGAGGCTGATATCGAAAGAGGAATCATGTTCTGCGGAACTGTTCAAAAAAGGACATTCGATGCGCGTTGAAGACGCTCAGAGGGAAGACATGGCCGTTGTGCGGTTGCTGAACGAGGCGGAGGTGCCGCACGTGAACAGCGTCGATCTCGATGGCTTTTCCTGGTTTCTTGAGACGGCGGATTACTTCCGGCTGGCGCGGGACGGCGATGCGGTTACTGGATTCCTGATCGGATTTTTGCCCGGACGGCCCTATGACAGCCTCAACTATCGCTGGTTTGACGCCCGGTATCCGTCTTTCCTCTACGTCGACCGGATCGTCGTCTCGCCCGCGGCGCGCGGACATGGCGTCGGGCGCCGGCTCTATGACGATTTCGCCGGTTTTGCCGCTGGGTGCGCCGAACGGCTGGCCTGTGAGGTGAATGTCCGACCCTCGAATGAAGCCTCGATGCGGTTTCACCGCAAATACGGTTTCGACGAGGTCGGACGCCAGGAGACGGAAGGCGGCACCAAGGAGGTGTCGCTGATGGTCAAGCCGCTGGAATAGCCCGCCGGCGATCAGAACAGCGCGAAGGGATCTTTGATGTCTTGATCGTTCGAGTGCCGGATCCAGCCCTTGATCACCCGGTAGACGAACCAGAGCCAGCCGACACCGCCGACGAGCCAGGCGAGCGGGATGAGGACGAAGGTCGCACTGAAAGCGGCAAACAGTACCGTCGCGATCAGCTGGATCCAGAAAGTCCTGATTTGCCAGGTGATGTGTCCCGCGAGCGGCGTGCCTTCGAGATCCGCCCGTTTCAGATAGGCGAGGATCACGCCGAGCACCGAGGGAACGCCGAAGACGATCGCGGCGCCATAGAGGCCGTAGACGATGTGAACAGCCAACCGGTCGTTCTCAGACAGTCCGAGCGAGAAGGGGAGAACTCTCGTCCGGGCGACCTGCCGCCCGCTGTTCGAATTCGTATCGGCCATGTGCAATCCTGTTCCTTTGCGGCATCGCTTGCCGCCTTCTAGTTTGGCATGTCACCGTGACCATTCAATAGGCGAGGTCGCCGTCTCCCGGGGGAAATGAAGATGACTGCAAACGAAATCGTGGCACCGGCCGTCGATCTCTACAGCGACACGGTCTCGCGTCCGACCGCCGCGATGCGCCGGGCGATGGCCGAAGCGGAGGTCGGCAACGAGCAGGCGATGGAGGATCCGACCGTCAATCGCCTCTGCGCACGCGTGGCCGAACTGCTCGGCAAGGAGGCGGCCGTTTTCCTGCCGTCCGGCACAATGTGCAACGAGATCGCCTACCGGGTCTGGGTCGACCGGGGGGAGGAGATCATCCTCGACGAGAGCGCGCATGCTCTGCATTTCGAGGCCGGCGGTCCGGCGGCGCTCGCAGGAGCCATGGTGCGTACCGTCAGGGGCAGGCGCGGGATCTTCACCGCCGCCGACCTGGAGACGGTGATCCGTGTTCCGCGCGGGCATCACGGTCAGCGCCAGCGTCTCGTCAATATCGAGAACACCGCCAATCTCGGCGGCGGCGCGGTCTGGCCGCTCGCGACCGTGAAGGACGTCGCCGACTGCGCCCGCAGCCACGGCCTGAAGGTCCATATGGACGGCGCGCGCTTGCTCAACGCCGTGGTGGCGTCCGGAACCCCCGCCTCGGCCTATGGCGCACTCTGCGACTCCCTCTGGATCGATCTGTCCAAGGGGCTGGGCTGTCCGGTCGGCGGCGTGCTCGCTGGCAGTGCGGAGTTCATCGAGCGGAGCTGGCTGTTCAAACACCAGTTCGGCGGGGCGATGCGTCAGGCCGGCATCATCGCTGCCGCTGGTGTTCATGCGCTCGACCATCATATCGACCGGCTCGCCGTGGATCATGAGAACGCCCGCACCCTTGCCGCGGGGATTTCCGCGATCGACGGGCTGAGCGTCGAGGTTTCGGAGATCGAGACCAATATGGTTTATTTCGATGTCACGACGCCGGCTTTCGATGCGGCCGGGCTTTCGGAGCGGCTGATGCGGCAGCACCGTGTCCGGATCGGCGCGATGGGGCCTCGGCGGATGCGCGCGGTTACGCATATCGACGTCGATCGGAGCGGAATCGAAACGGCGCTGGCGGCGCTCAAGGCGGTTATGGCGACGGCTTGAGCGCCGTTACGGATCCATCAGGGCCTTGTCGAGCGCCGTATCGGTGAACTGGGCGCCCTGGGTCCGGGCGCCTTTCATGTCCGTCTCGGCGAGGTTCGCCCCCTTGAAGCGCGCGCCGGAAAGGTCGGCGTTCCGGAGCAGGGCGCTCTCGAGATCCGAGGGCCAGAAGCGTCCGGTCGGATTGCCGTGCGCGTCTTTCAGTTCCACCGGATAGAGCAGGGCACCGTTCAACTGCGCGTCCGTCAAGTCCGCGCCGATCAGCTTGGCGCCGGAAAGGTCGCTGTCGCGCAGGTCCGCACTGGTCAGTTTCGCGCCCGTCAGATCGGTCATCACGAGTTGCGTCCGGCGCATCTTGGCGCCGGTCAGATCGACTTCGCGCAGATCGGCGCCCGAGAGGTTGATGTCGGAGAGATCGACGTCCCGCAGTGTCGCGCCAGCGAGCTGCGCCCGCGTGCCGCCGCGGCCCTGTTCCTTGATCCAGAGCTCGTGATCGTTGACGATATCGCGCAGAGACCGGCTGCGGTCGCCGCTCTCGGTCACCAACTGGGCGCCGGAGAGATCGGCGGTCGAGAGATTGACCCGCTCCAGAATCGCGCTGCTGAGGTCCGAATTCGCGAAGCTGGTCTCGGACACGAGCGCGCCGCGCAGATTGGCCCCCTTGAGATTCGCGCCGACGATCCGCGCCTTTGCGAGGTTGGCCCCGGAAAGATCCGCACCGGTCAGATTGGCGTTCTCGAGATTGACGCCTGAGAGATTCGCGCCGCAGAGCAGAGTGTTCTCGAGATTGGCGCCGATCATGCTGGCATCGGAAAGATCGGTGCCCGAAAGATTGGCGTTGTTGATATCCGCTTCGTCCATCGTCGAGGAGGACATGTCCGCGCGGATGAAGGTCGGACGTTCGCCGGTAAGATCGTTGATGATCGCCCCGCCGCGCATGTCGGCTTCCTTCAGGTTGGCGCCGGCGAGATTTGAGGAGCGGATGGTGGCGCCGCGCAGGTCCGCGCGCATCAGCACCGCATTCGAGAGGTCCGTATTGTCGAGATTGGCGCAGAACAGGTCCGCGTAGCTGAGATCGGCCCCGGAAAGGAACGTGTTAGAGAAATTCGTCCCGGACAGTCGCGCAGACTGCAGGTTCACACGGGCAAGCTGGAAGCCCGTGATGTCGAGACCCGACAGATCCGCGCGGACGCCGCCCGGCTTCCGCTTTAGCCACTGCTCGTGGCTCTCGATCGCTTTCAGAATATCGTCCGGCGTCATCGGCTCCGGCCACTTTCCAAACATTCGGGGCCGCCGCGAAGCGGACACGTCGATGCATTGTACAAGGCTTCTAACAGGTCAAGCACCATCATTGCCATCCGTCCACGATGATTCCGAGACATGGATCCGCGATTTCCCGGGACGGGCGGATGGTATCCTCAACTCGCGCCTGAAGACTGAGGCGTTCGCAATAGTTCTTCAGAGCCGAAAAACCGTCTGTCCCGCTGATGTCGTCCGGGGCTATTCCGGATTCCCTGAGGCGGAGGCTCGCCACGGGAGATTTGTCGGAATTCCTGAGCAGGTAAATCACAAAACTACTGGCCCGCTGCTCTTCATGCTCGCCCCGCTGTTCTCGCACATCCGTCGCAACGCGGTCGATGAGACGCTCGATTTCCTCGCTCAAATACGCAAGTTGTTCCGCTTTTTGCTCTTCACTCATCAATACGGGGTGATTCCCTACCGGTCGCTGTGAAATCGATAGCCGGAATGTGCCTTCAATCCTGAATTCGCATGGCGAAGGGCCGGCGGGTCAAGGGGAAATTCCATTGGGACTGTATTTGGCGGCTCGATTCCGAAGGGGCGCGCCGACCGCAATCCTCAGTCGGAGTTTTTCTCCTTTTGATCGGTTTTCGCTGAGTCGAGCTGCTCCGGCTGGAACACGGCATCCGTCAGGTTAACCCCTCTCATGTCGGCTCCGGCGAGGTTGGCGCCCGTCAGATCCGCTCCGGCCAGATTGGCATTATGCAGATCCGCGCCTTTCAGATTGGCCTGGACGAGCTTGGCGCCGGACAGGTTGGCGGGCCATTTGCGGCCGGTGACCTTGCCTTTCGAGTCCTTCAGATCGACCGGCGCGATGATCGCATTGGAAAGATCGGCTTCCGTCATGTCGGCATTTGCGAGGTTGATACCCTCGAGCGTCGCCCCGCTGAGATTGGTGCCCTTGAGGTTGGTCGAGGACAGATCGGACATCACGAGCAGGATATTCGAAAGGTTGCCGCCGCTGATATTGGCGCCGTGCAGATCGGCGCCGGACAGGTTGACGGCCGACAGGTCGATGAAGCTCAGATCCGTGCCTTTCAGAATAGCGCGGTCACCGAGGCGGCCGTCCTCGCGGATCCAGACATAGTGCATGTTCAGCACTTCGCGCACCTCGAAGGGCAGCGAGTCCTCGTGCCGGACCATGTTGGCGCCGGTCACGTCCGCGGCCGAGAGGTCGCAGCCGTCCAGATTGGCGCCCGAGAGGTTGGCGTGCTTCAGAATGGTGTTGTCGAGGATGGCGCCTTTGAGGTTCGCATCCTGCAGGTCTGCGCCAGAGAGATCCGCTTCCACGAGGATGCATCCGGACAGGTCGGCGCCCTTCAGGTCTGCCTTGCGCAGGTTGACGCCCGAGAGATTGGCCCCGGCGAGATGCGCGCCCGCGAGCTGCGCGTTCGGCATGGCGGAATAGCTGAGATCGGCACCCTGCTGGTTCGAGGTCGGGCTTTTCCGCTCTCCGTCCTCGTCGTCCGAGCCGAACATGAGCGTTCCGCCGCGAAAGTCCGCGCCGACGAGGTTGGCGCCCTTGAACGCGACATTGCGGATGCTGGCGCCCCGGAGATCGGCGTTCTGCAGGTCCGCATTGCGGAGATCGGCACCGTCGAGCACGGCGCAGAACAGATCCGTATTGCTGAGGTTGCTTCCGGCGAGAATGGTTTTTTCGAGATTGGCCCCGGACAGCTTGGCCGACTTGAGATTGACTTTCTCGAGCGTGAAGCCCGAAAGGTTCGCACGCGCGAGATTGGCTCGCGCTCCGCTATGCGCCCGACTGAGCCATTTCTCATGCTCGTCGAGGATGGTGGCTATTTCCTGCGGCGTCATCTCGGTGAGCCATGTCCCATTTTAGTGTGGCCCTTGTCCCGGGGCGGTCCAAGTAACTCGAAATTCACCCGGAACAATAGCCGTCGGATGACCGGCGTGGAAGCACGAAGAGCGTCAGCCCCTTCAGGAGAAAGGCGCAGCGCCCAGCAAAATTAAACCCCGAATACAGTGTCTTGCGATCGCATAATAAATGATTAATGCGATGCCAAAGCCCCGGTTGTTTCGCTGGGCGGGGCCACCGCCGCTACTCTGCCGCCTGTTTTGCCCCCGTTTCCGCGCTCGGCCCGGTTTGCGGGGCTGATTCGAGCAATCCGACGGTCAGGGAGAGAAGCGGCGGAATGATCGCGAGCGTCAGGAGAGCGGAAAGTGCCAGTCCGCCGATCACGACCGAACCGAGGCCCCGATAGAGCTCCGAGCCGGCACCCGGGAAGATCACCAGCGGAAGCATCCCGAGCACGCTGGTCAGCGTCGACATGAAGATCGGCCGTATCCGGTTGCGCGTGGCCTCGATGATGGCGGCGCCGGCCTCCATCCGCTCCTCGCGTATGTGATAGAGGGTCTGGTGCACCAGCAGGATCGCGTTGTTCACCACGATGCCGATCAGGATGACGAAGCCGAGCAGGGTGAGCATGTCGAGATTCTGTCGCGTGAAGACATTGAGTGCGGCAAGGCCGACGACCCCGCCCGCGGTCGCGAGCGGCACCGAGAAGATGATCACGAGCGGGTAGAAGAAGCTCTCGAACAGTACGGCCATCACCAGATAGACGATGACCAGCGCCATGATCAGATCGAGCACCATCTCGTTCCAGGTCTGCGCCAGCTTGTCGGCGGTTCCGGACATCCGGATGCTGACGCCGGGGGGCAGGCCTTCGTCCTGCAAGGGCGCGATCACCTCGTCGCGCATCCGGTTGAGCGCGGCTTCCAGCGGCATGCCGGACGGCGGCGAGACAACGAGCGTGATGGTGCGCAGCCGTTCGACATGACGGATTTCGGTCGGACCCGTTGTCACGACCACTTCGGCGAGTGAGCCGGCGGGAACGATCGTGCCTTCGCTGGTGACGACGGGAAGGTTGCGTACGCCCTGGGTTTCCAGGATATGCCGTTCCGGCCCCTGCAGCGTCAGGTCGATCCGTTCGCCCTGGACGGTGATTTCCGCGACCCGCACTCCGTCGTTATAGGCGTCGACCGTGACCCCGAGATTGCGCGCGGTCACGCCGTTGTCGGCGAGCAGCGTCCGGTTCGGCAGGACCCTGACTTCCGGCGCGCCGAGAGAGAGCGAGGGCTGAGGGCGAACCTGTGTGCCTTCCTCTCGCGGGAAGACGTCGCTTACGCGTCGGAAGACGGTCTGGGCGACTTCCGCCAGCTCCTCCAGCTCGCCGCCTGAAATGTCGAGGTCGATCGCGCTCGTTCCGCCGACCCCGCGCCCGAACAGTGAGGTCTGACGGAAGAAGCCGAAGGTTCCCGGCTCGGAGAAAAGCGAACGCCGCAGCACCGGAATCAGAGCCTTTGCCTGCCCCGGGTCGACCGCCGCCGCACCGACGATGACGTTGGCCCGGAAGGCGACGAAGAAGAAGCGGGACAGCATGGGCGTGCCGTCGTCGGCATTGCTGCGCGTTTCCTCGAAGTCCCAGAGCGGTTTTGTCGTGTTCTCGAGTTTCTGGGCGATCGCGGCCATGGTGTCGAGATTGTAGCCGGGCGGGGGTTGGACGTACCCGATGATCAGATTGCGGTTGCCGTCCGGCAGATAGTCGAGCTGGGGCAGCATCGCCCAGGTGACCGCGATGCCGCTGCCCGTCATCCCCGCGATGACGGCGACGGCGAAGGCACGATTGCGGACCACCGCCCGTGTCTGCCTGAGCGCGACGGCAACGAAGCCGCTGGCAAAGCCGTCCAGCAGCGGGATCCGCCGCGAGGCGGAAATCTCGGTCACGTTTTTCTTCAGCAGACGACTGGCGAGCGCAGGCACCACGGTGGCCGAAACCACCAGGGACAGACAGACCGCCACCGAGATCGCGACCGCGATATCCCGGAAGAGCTGCCCGACTTCCAGTTCCATGACCAGGATCGGGATGAACACCATGACCGTGGTCAGCGAGGAGACCAGAACCGCGCCCCAGACCTGCTGCGCGCCGAGATAGGAGGCCTCGCGCTGGTCGAAGCCGTTCTGCCGCAGCCGGAAGATGTTCTCGAGGACGACGATCGCGGCATCCACCACCATGCCCACGGCGAAGGCGAAACCGGCGAGCGAGATTACATTGATCGAGCGGCCGAGCGCCGCCATCGCGACGAAGGACCCGATCACCGAGACCGGGATGGCGAGACTGACAACGAGTGTCGCACTGCCGCTGCGCAGGAAGAGGTAGAGCACGAGAGCTGCGAGCATGCCCCCGACCCAGATATTCTGCCGCACCAGCTCGATCGCTGAATCGATGTAGGTCGTTTCGTCATAAACCTGGACGATGCGGAGCCCGCGGCTGGGCAGAAGCGTCTCGTTCAGCTCCTTCAGGGTCGCGCGGACCTCCTCCATGACCTCGATGACATTGGCCCCGGTCTCGCGGTACATCGGCACGCCGAGGGCCGGAATGCCGAACTGGCGGATACGGGCGACCGGCTCCTTGTAGCCCATCTGGACTTCGGCCACGTCCGCGACCGTGACGCGCGCGACGCGACCGGTCATCGGATCCTCGATCGAGCGCAGCACGACCCGGCGGACGTCCTCCATGGTCTCGAAGTCGCCCTCGGTGCGGACCACGTACCGGCGCTTGCCTTCCTCGACCGCGCCGGCGGAGATCGAGGCGTTGGCCTCGCGCAGCGCCTGCAGCACGTCCGGGATGGTCAGCTGGTACTGCGCCAGCAGCTGCGGCTCTACGACGACTTGCATTTCCCGTTCGGCACCGCCGTAAATGCGCGCCTCGCCGATGCCGGGGATGCGCTCGATGCGCGATTTCACGAAATCCTCGGCGAAATCGCCGAAGGTGTGGATCGGTGCCTCGTTGCCGTCGTTCCGCATGATCACGGCCCAGGCGATGGCGTTGTCTTCCGAGCCTGAGGTCTGGAAGGTCGGCTCGTCGGCCTCGTCCGGATAGCCGCCGACGCGGTCGAGCCGGTTGGCGACCAGCAGCAGGGCCTTGTCCATGTCGTTGCCCGGGGTGAATTCGAGCTCGATCCGTCCGCGGCCGTCCTCGGCACGGGAAATCATGGATTCAAGTCCCTCGAGACCGCGAAGCTCGTCTTCCTGCCGATTGATGATCTCGCGTTCGATCTCCGCCGGCGCGGCGCCATTCCATTGCGTGGTCACGGTGATCACCGGGCGGTTCACGTCGGGCGCCAGCTGGATCGGGATGTTGATCAATGCGACGATGCCGAACATCACGACCATCAGCACGACGGCGACAACGGCGACAGGACGGTCGATCGAGACCCGGATCAGGCCGTTCATGGCATTATCCCTTTACCTGGACAGCTACAGGCTGTCCCGGGCGCAGACGTTCATTGCCCTTGATCACGACCTTATCGCCGGGGGAGAGGCCTTCCAGCACTTCGAACCGGTTGCCGAGGGACTCGCCGATGACGATCGTGCGCGGCTGCACCTTGCCATCCTGAACCAGATAGACGCGGGGCTTGGCGCTGTCGAGCAGCAGCGCGTCCTTGTGGACGCTGATCACAGTACGCTCCATGCCGACCGGTATGAAAATCGTGACGCCCTGGTTTTCGGCGATCCGGACCGCGTCTTCCGTCAGTTCCGGGGTAAAACGCACGGCGCGGGTCCGGGTGCGCGGGTTTTCCTCCGGAATGATCGCGCGCACCGTGGCATTGAGACGCCGTCCGTCCTGGAGCTGCACGCCAACAAGTCCTCCGGGCGCGAGACCCGAGAGCCGTTGCGAGGGCACGTCCGCCTCGATTTCCAGCGCTTCGTCGTTCATCAGGGTGACGATCGCTCCGCCAACCTGCACATGGTCGCCGGCAACCACATGCCGGGCGAGCACGACCCCGGAAAAGGGTGCGCGAATGCTTGCGTCCGCGAGTGCGATCTCGGCCAGCTGAAGTTCCGCACTGGCACGCGCCGTCTCGGCTTCACTCTCGGCAAAGCTGGCCGCTGCCGCTTCCAGATCCCGCTGGGCGTCTTCGAGGGCGTTTTTGCGGAATGCGTTCGAGCCACGGAGCTGTTCGGTGCGGGCCAGTGTCTGCTCGGCCTTGGCGCGGTTCGCAGACGCGCGCGCGAGCTGCGCCTCGGCCTTCTTGACCTCCGAGGCCCTGAGGCTGCGCTCTGCCCGCAGCCGGTTGTCGGCCAGGTGTGCGATCACATCGCCTTTCTTGACCCTGTCCCCGGCGCGCACGGAAATCTCCTCGACCCGCTCCGACACCCTGGTCGCGACGGGACCGAGTTCGAGAGCCACGAAACGCCCGGTGGCGGGAGCCGTCTGCGTCAATTGCTCCTCGCGGACTTCATCAACTTCGACCGGACTCGCCTTGCCCTGGGCGAATGCAGGCGGAATGCAAGGAACGAGGATGGAGAGCGAAAGGAAAGCCGGGACGATGCCGCGGCGCAGAGACTTCAAGACAGACGGCATTGTGCACACGCCTTCCGACGCCAAATTGTTGAAGCGACCCGTGTCGGTGATTTCTTCCGGGAAAAGGTTACGAACGCGGTAACCACGATCTTGCCGGGCGCCGGTCTTTATCGCAATCGTTTCTAAGATGGATCCGTTCCGGATCGCGGCAAGTTGACGCTGGAAGGTGCGGCGGCGTTCTTGCTAAGAACGGTCGGCGCGGCATTGTTCGTCGTGGAAGTCGGCGTAACGTTGGGGAGGGACGGAAATGACGACGATGCTTTTCACCCATGCGGATTGTTTCGGCCACGATCCGGGCCGCATGCATCCGGAGCATCCGGCTCGTCTGAAGGCCATTCTGAACGCGCTCGACGCGGAGGAATTCGCGGCGATCGAGCGCCGCGAGGCGCCGAAAGCGACCGTGGAACAGATCGCCCGCGCGCATCCGCTGGATTATGTCGAGGCGATCCTCGATGCCGTACCTGAAAGCGGCGAGCGGCATCTCGACGGCGACACGGTGATGACACCGGGAACTGGCGACGCGATCCTGCGCGGATCCGGCGCGGCCTGCGCGGCGGTCGACGCGGTGCTCGGCGGTGAGGCGAAGAACGCTTTCTGCGCCATGCGGCCGCCGGGACACCATGCCGAGCCGCGCACGCCCATGGGGTTCTGCTTTTTCAACCAGATCGCGGTCGGGGCCGAGCAGGCGCGGGCCGTGCATGGGCTGCGCCGTGTCGCGATCGTCGATTTCGACGTGCATCACGGCAACGGAACCCAGGCGATCTTCGAGGCCGACGGCGGCGTCTTCTACGCCTCCACGCATCAGACGCTGCTGTTTCCGGGAACCGGGAAACAAAACGAGCGCGGCGTCGGCAACATCTGCAACGTGCCGCTGCCTCCGATGGCGGGCAGCGAGCAGTTCCGCGCGGCGATCAGCGAGATCATTTCCCCGAAGCTGATCGATTTCCATCCGGAGCTTCTCATGATCTCGGCCGGGTTCGATGCCCATATCGACGATCCGCTCGCCTCACTCTGCCTCACCGAGGAGGACTTCGCCTGGGTAACCGAGGAGCTCATGCGTGTCGCGGATCTCGTCTGCGACGGGAAGATTGTCTCGGTTTTGGAGGGCGGTTACGACCTCGAAGCGCTGGCGAATTCGACGGCGGCGCATGTCCGGACGCTGATGAAAGCCTGAGT
Proteins encoded:
- a CDS encoding histone deacetylase family protein, with the protein product MTTMLFTHADCFGHDPGRMHPEHPARLKAILNALDAEEFAAIERREAPKATVEQIARAHPLDYVEAILDAVPESGERHLDGDTVMTPGTGDAILRGSGAACAAVDAVLGGEAKNAFCAMRPPGHHAEPRTPMGFCFFNQIAVGAEQARAVHGLRRVAIVDFDVHHGNGTQAIFEADGGVFYASTHQTLLFPGTGKQNERGVGNICNVPLPPMAGSEQFRAAISEIISPKLIDFHPELLMISAGFDAHIDDPLASLCLTEEDFAWVTEELMRVADLVCDGKIVSVLEGGYDLEALANSTAAHVRTLMKA
- a CDS encoding efflux RND transporter periplasmic adaptor subunit; translated protein: MPSVLKSLRRGIVPAFLSLSILVPCIPPAFAQGKASPVEVDEVREEQLTQTAPATGRFVALELGPVATRVSERVEEISVRAGDRVKKGDVIAHLADNRLRAERSLRASEVKKAEAQLARASANRAKAEQTLARTEQLRGSNAFRKNALEDAQRDLEAAAASFAESEAETARASAELQLAEIALADASIRAPFSGVVLARHVVAGDHVQVGGAIVTLMNDEALEIEADVPSQRLSGLAPGGLVGVQLQDGRRLNATVRAIIPEENPRTRTRAVRFTPELTEDAVRIAENQGVTIFIPVGMERTVISVHKDALLLDSAKPRVYLVQDGKVQPRTIVIGESLGNRFEVLEGLSPGDKVVIKGNERLRPGQPVAVQVKG
- a CDS encoding efflux RND transporter permease subunit → MNGLIRVSIDRPVAVVAVVLMVVMFGIVALINIPIQLAPDVNRPVITVTTQWNGAAPAEIEREIINRQEDELRGLEGLESMISRAEDGRGRIELEFTPGNDMDKALLLVANRLDRVGGYPDEADEPTFQTSGSEDNAIAWAVIMRNDGNEAPIHTFGDFAEDFVKSRIERIPGIGEARIYGGAEREMQVVVEPQLLAQYQLTIPDVLQALREANASISAGAVEEGKRRYVVRTEGDFETMEDVRRVVLRSIEDPMTGRVARVTVADVAEVQMGYKEPVARIRQFGIPALGVPMYRETGANVIEVMEEVRATLKELNETLLPSRGLRIVQVYDETTYIDSAIELVRQNIWVGGMLAALVLYLFLRSGSATLVVSLAIPVSVIGSFVAMAALGRSINVISLAGFAFAVGMVVDAAIVVLENIFRLRQNGFDQREASYLGAQQVWGAVLVSSLTTVMVFIPILVMELEVGQLFRDIAVAISVAVCLSLVVSATVVPALASRLLKKNVTEISASRRIPLLDGFASGFVAVALRQTRAVVRNRAFAVAVIAGMTGSGIAVTWAMLPQLDYLPDGNRNLIIGYVQPPPGYNLDTMAAIAQKLENTTKPLWDFEETRSNADDGTPMLSRFFFVAFRANVIVGAAAVDPGQAKALIPVLRRSLFSEPGTFGFFRQTSLFGRGVGGTSAIDLDISGGELEELAEVAQTVFRRVSDVFPREEGTQVRPQPSLSLGAPEVRVLPNRTLLADNGVTARNLGVTVDAYNDGVRVAEITVQGERIDLTLQGPERHILETQGVRNLPVVTSEGTIVPAGSLAEVVVTTGPTEIRHVERLRTITLVVSPPSGMPLEAALNRMRDEVIAPLQDEGLPPGVSIRMSGTADKLAQTWNEMVLDLIMALVIVYLVMAVLFESFFYPLVIIFSVPLATAGGVVGLAALNVFTRQNLDMLTLLGFVILIGIVVNNAILLVHQTLYHIREERMEAGAAIIEATRNRIRPIFMSTLTSVLGMLPLVIFPGAGSELYRGLGSVVIGGLALSALLTLAIIPPLLSLTVGLLESAPQTGPSAETGAKQAAE